One Niabella beijingensis DNA window includes the following coding sequences:
- a CDS encoding spondin domain-containing protein — translation MKKNIILPLTLIAAAAVTASCNRDEDMPQLQSNTIMIENVLDSKPLVESGTFKGTGTPPVILPGQSVSFSFYAAKNQRLTFATMYGWSNDLFFAPANPGIKLYNDDGTPVTGDVSAQIKLWDNGTRMNQAPGAAVMHPGTAETAVKNIKEVNGMDDFGHSYLPASQLMKASLSYDGNSEFTITLKNASGGTANETPFSPGVWAVSYTAGGDLLLPEPVYSAGKPSMNGLTGIAEMGDITMLNTWLTQHTGIFTPLSPVLVVVYNGSVNPFYKTGENDRGEGLKELAQKGNADILAAALKTKPGVKNVYVLKDAANTVLLPKINGAAGGKVAQQLSLLPGDRIAIATMYGFSNDWFFATTGNDIDGAQKGDVTATIGLFDNGTAVNQYPGAGVTQANLAGTPLQESKAIQVVPNPNAFNTLPAVGGMIKVTLQ, via the coding sequence ATGAAAAAGAACATTATTCTACCGCTTACCCTAATTGCTGCTGCCGCAGTTACGGCATCCTGCAACAGAGACGAAGATATGCCACAGCTTCAATCGAATACCATTATGATAGAAAACGTACTGGACAGCAAACCGCTGGTGGAATCCGGTACATTTAAAGGAACCGGTACGCCCCCGGTGATCCTGCCCGGTCAATCGGTTTCTTTTTCATTTTACGCTGCCAAGAACCAACGGCTCACGTTTGCCACGATGTATGGCTGGAGCAATGACCTGTTCTTTGCACCGGCTAATCCGGGTATTAAATTATATAATGACGACGGGACGCCTGTTACCGGTGATGTATCTGCACAGATAAAACTCTGGGATAACGGAACCCGGATGAACCAGGCACCGGGCGCAGCTGTGATGCATCCGGGCACTGCGGAGACGGCTGTTAAAAATATTAAAGAGGTAAATGGTATGGATGACTTCGGGCATAGTTACCTGCCGGCCTCTCAGCTGATGAAAGCCTCGCTGAGCTATGATGGTAATTCTGAATTTACCATCACATTAAAAAATGCATCAGGGGGCACGGCCAACGAAACGCCCTTCAGTCCCGGTGTGTGGGCGGTTTCATATACAGCGGGCGGTGATCTGCTGCTGCCGGAACCCGTTTATTCCGCCGGTAAACCTTCCATGAATGGCCTGACCGGTATTGCGGAGATGGGTGACATCACAATGCTGAATACCTGGCTCACCCAGCATACCGGTATTTTCACACCGTTGTCCCCGGTACTGGTAGTCGTATATAACGGCTCCGTTAACCCGTTTTATAAAACAGGGGAGAACGATCGTGGGGAAGGTCTGAAAGAGCTTGCTCAAAAAGGCAATGCGGACATCCTTGCGGCAGCATTAAAAACCAAACCGGGGGTGAAAAACGTATATGTTCTGAAGGATGCGGCCAACACGGTGCTGCTGCCAAAGATCAACGGTGCCGCGGGTGGCAAGGTGGCGCAACAGTTGTCATTACTGCCGGGCGACCGGATCGCGATCGCTACCATGTATGGTTTTTCCAATGACTGGTTCTTCGCTACCACCGGGAATGATATCGATGGCGCGCAGAAAGGCGATGTGACTGCGACTATAGGCCTTTTTGATAATGGTACAGCCGTGAATCAATATCCCGGTGCCGGTGTAACACAGGCGAACCTGGCAGGTACACCGCTGCAGGAGAGCAAGGCGATACAGGTAGTTCCCAATCCTAATGCGTTTAATACATTGCCTGCGGTCGGCGGCATGATCAAAGTGACCCTGCAATAA
- the chrA gene encoding chromate efflux transporter: MQENKAAHDESRLQQLKEIAVSSLKLGTIGFGGIAGMVATIENEMVVRRKWIDHQHFMDVLSTSYIIPGPNAVEIVMHCGKERGGRAGLIVAGICYIFPAMLICLLFGYCYQRYSTLPDVQHFIFGVRPATTALVIATVIRLSKNTFTNNRVLLLLCLLVVAGSFYGVNEVVLILAAGVLNYFIHAPRHRLSVIAVFPLFSLLLQTGSKYTGEKLFFIFLKIGAVLYGSGYVLFAYMEESLVRKHHWLTHQQLMDAIAVGQITPGPILSSATFAGYLIHGVSGGVLATVAIFLPSFFISFFLHKVLSSARKSRRLRIFLDGLSAASVSIIAVVGFHLFTASVETWRGAAVLALCLGLTLFAGRLNTVYIILTGSLAGFLLQLI; the protein is encoded by the coding sequence ATGCAAGAAAACAAAGCAGCACATGATGAAAGCCGTTTGCAACAACTAAAGGAGATCGCTGTTTCCAGTCTGAAGCTGGGCACGATCGGCTTTGGAGGTATAGCGGGAATGGTGGCCACCATTGAGAATGAAATGGTGGTGCGGCGCAAATGGATCGATCATCAGCATTTCATGGATGTTTTAAGCACCTCCTATATCATACCCGGACCAAATGCCGTGGAGATCGTAATGCACTGTGGCAAAGAGCGCGGCGGCCGGGCAGGTCTGATCGTTGCGGGCATCTGCTATATCTTCCCCGCAATGCTGATCTGCCTGCTGTTCGGCTATTGCTACCAGCGCTACAGTACGCTGCCGGATGTGCAGCATTTTATTTTCGGGGTACGACCCGCCACCACCGCTTTGGTGATCGCCACGGTGATCCGGCTTTCAAAAAACACCTTTACCAACAACAGGGTATTGCTGTTGCTTTGTTTACTGGTAGTTGCCGGATCATTTTATGGTGTTAACGAAGTCGTTCTGATCCTCGCAGCCGGGGTATTGAACTATTTTATTCATGCACCCCGGCACCGGCTGTCTGTTATCGCAGTATTCCCGCTTTTTTCCCTGCTCCTTCAGACCGGCAGTAAGTACACCGGGGAGAAACTGTTTTTTATTTTTCTGAAGATCGGCGCCGTTCTTTACGGAAGCGGTTATGTACTGTTTGCCTATATGGAGGAATCCCTTGTACGGAAACACCACTGGCTTACCCATCAGCAGCTGATGGATGCCATTGCTGTCGGGCAGATCACCCCCGGCCCCATCCTGTCCAGCGCTACCTTTGCCGGCTATCTCATTCATGGTGTTTCCGGTGGTGTGCTGGCTACTGTAGCCATTTTTCTCCCTTCTTTTTTTATTTCGTTTTTTTTGCATAAAGTACTTTCATCGGCACGGAAAAGCCGGCGCCTGCGGATCTTCCTCGACGGATTAAGTGCAGCTTCCGTTTCCATTATCGCAGTAGTGGGATTCCACCTCTTCACCGCCTCCGTGGAAACCTGGCGGGGCGCGGCTGTACTGGCGCTCTGCCTGGGGCTCACCCTTTTTGCCGGCCGGCTAAACACCGTTTATATCATCCTAACGGGCAGCCTGGCGGGTTTCCTGTTGCAATTGATTTAA
- a CDS encoding sensor histidine kinase — protein sequence MSKTKPIKGNLLFWKIATVFTIVLVVLGLVFILIASRFSNSYYMAAHQQLYGDLARHLATFTQPIKNGKPDTTVTHDIIHSTMVANPSVEVYLLDTAGNITDFVVPDTTVQIRRINMAIVKKWLAAKNGERPMGDNPKQPGEPAIFSVAPISENGRLSGYVYAVLASEKQREVLVALNSHLYLRLSAAIFFTALIVALIVGLVTFFLITDSIRKTAVVVQRFKEGDYAARIEGNARGELGMLTSTFNEMADVIVSNFDKITATDKFRQELIANVSHDLRTPLSIMQGYIETLMMKKHELSDSGRERYLSVIHASAQKLSGLVEQLFQYAKLEANLVTPEKEPFLINELASDILMAYQLKATERSIRLDLDAGRNLPRVFADIALTERVFQNLLDNAFKFTPDGGSIRIVLSEAPAGVSVQVVDTGIGIAPEDQAYIFERYKQLDKETVPKKGMGIGLAIVKKILELHHTTIDVTSEPGKGAAFRFVMPA from the coding sequence ATGTCAAAGACAAAACCCATCAAAGGCAATTTGTTGTTCTGGAAAATCGCCACGGTATTCACCATCGTACTGGTAGTGCTCGGCCTGGTATTTATATTGATTGCTTCCCGGTTCTCCAACTCTTATTACATGGCTGCACACCAGCAATTGTACGGAGATCTCGCCCGGCACCTTGCCACTTTTACACAGCCTATCAAGAACGGGAAACCGGATACCACGGTCACACATGATATCATCCATTCCACCATGGTGGCCAATCCCAGCGTTGAAGTGTACCTGCTGGATACAGCCGGAAATATTACCGATTTTGTGGTGCCCGACACTACCGTACAGATCCGCCGCATAAATATGGCGATCGTAAAAAAATGGCTGGCAGCAAAAAACGGTGAACGCCCTATGGGTGACAATCCCAAACAACCCGGGGAACCTGCTATCTTTTCCGTTGCACCCATTAGCGAGAACGGCCGCCTGTCGGGCTATGTATATGCTGTGCTGGCCAGCGAAAAACAACGCGAGGTGCTGGTGGCATTGAACAGCCATCTTTACCTTCGTCTGAGCGCCGCTATTTTCTTTACAGCCCTGATCGTAGCATTAATTGTAGGACTTGTTACCTTTTTTCTTATAACAGACAGCATCAGGAAAACAGCTGTTGTAGTACAACGGTTTAAAGAAGGCGATTACGCTGCGCGTATCGAGGGAAACGCCAGGGGCGAGCTGGGCATGCTTACTTCCACATTCAATGAAATGGCGGATGTTATTGTAAGCAATTTTGATAAGATAACAGCCACCGACAAATTCAGGCAGGAACTGATCGCCAATGTATCGCATGACCTCCGGACGCCCCTTTCCATCATGCAGGGATATATCGAAACCCTGATGATGAAAAAACACGAACTTTCCGATAGCGGACGGGAACGCTATTTGTCCGTGATCCATGCCAGTGCTCAAAAATTATCAGGACTGGTGGAGCAGCTTTTCCAGTATGCGAAACTGGAGGCCAACCTGGTAACACCCGAAAAAGAGCCCTTCCTGATCAATGAACTGGCTTCGGATATTTTAATGGCTTACCAGTTAAAGGCAACAGAACGTTCCATCCGTCTTGACCTGGATGCCGGTCGCAACCTGCCCCGTGTCTTTGCAGACATCGCTCTTACTGAGCGCGTGTTTCAAAACCTGCTCGACAATGCTTTTAAATTCACGCCGGATGGCGGCAGCATCCGGATCGTTCTGTCGGAAGCTCCGGCGGGCGTAAGCGTGCAGGTGGTGGATACCGGTATTGGCATTGCACCGGAAGACCAGGCATATATCTTTGAGCGCTACAAACAACTCGATAAAGAAACCGTTCCCAAAAAAGGGATGGGGATCGGACTCGCGATCGTAAAAAAAATACTGGAATTACATCATACCACTATTGATGTGACCAGCGAACCCGGCAAGGGCGCTGCATTCCGGTTCGTTATGCCTGCCTGA
- a CDS encoding response regulator transcription factor: protein MQKVLIIEDDPEIIELLDIHLKDLGCEVSAVSNGQDGLQAVRDTRFELIILDLMLPGLNGMEVCRKIRQTDRHTPILMLTARSEEIDKVMGLETGADDYLTKPFSIREFIARVKVIFRRNEESASSEFSSHLPSVIRYDGLEIDLDKRKVILNGLRADLSPKEFELLVLLASNPGKSYSRKRLLNLVWGYDFEGYEHTVNSHINRLRGKIETDLSAPKYILTTWGIGYRFNEEL from the coding sequence ATGCAAAAAGTACTCATTATAGAAGACGATCCGGAGATCATTGAGCTGCTCGATATTCATTTGAAAGACCTGGGCTGTGAAGTGAGCGCGGTAAGTAATGGTCAAGATGGATTGCAGGCTGTAAGGGATACGCGCTTTGAGCTGATCATCCTGGACCTGATGTTACCCGGACTGAACGGCATGGAGGTGTGCCGGAAGATCCGTCAGACTGATCGCCATACCCCTATTCTTATGCTGACGGCGCGATCGGAGGAAATCGATAAGGTAATGGGACTGGAAACCGGTGCGGATGATTACCTTACAAAGCCCTTCAGCATACGGGAGTTCATTGCCCGCGTAAAAGTCATCTTCAGAAGAAATGAAGAAAGCGCTTCATCAGAATTCAGCAGCCATCTGCCCTCGGTGATCCGTTATGACGGACTGGAGATTGATCTGGACAAACGAAAGGTCATTTTAAACGGACTTCGTGCCGACCTCTCCCCAAAGGAATTTGAACTGCTGGTATTGCTGGCTTCCAACCCCGGCAAAAGTTATAGTCGCAAGCGCCTGCTGAATCTCGTATGGGGGTATGATTTTGAAGGATACGAGCATACCGTTAACAGTCATATCAACCGGCTACGTGGGAAGATCGAGACCGATCTGTCTGCGCCGAAATATATTTTAACTACCTGGGGCATTGGCTACCGGTTTAACGAAGAGCTATAA
- a CDS encoding peroxiredoxin-like family protein yields the protein MQSSVLFSTVAVFEQRDVSNGRSIVRRWAGLLLLLLLAALQFSTAAQQRRDSITADHPPAFPEDISPLLTGESIPRVTLPDKEGKLFDLNKAVTAQPVVLIFYRGGWCPFCNRQLAGLQAVNGDLVKKGFQVIAIGTDSPELLKRSSEKEKLDYLLLSDAGVTTARKFGIAYKAPEQYAGILQKSTGGKNKDLLLPVPAVFILDRKGVIRFEYINPDFKQRISVPLLLAAANALYAEL from the coding sequence ATGCAATCATCTGTTTTGTTTTCAACAGTCGCTGTTTTTGAGCAGCGGGATGTAAGCAACGGCCGCTCCATAGTGCGGCGATGGGCCGGCCTGCTGCTGCTCCTGCTGCTGGCTGCGCTGCAGTTCAGTACGGCAGCGCAGCAAAGGAGGGATAGCATAACGGCGGATCATCCCCCGGCCTTTCCGGAGGATATCAGCCCGTTATTGACCGGGGAATCCATACCCCGGGTAACACTCCCGGATAAGGAAGGAAAACTGTTTGATCTGAACAAAGCCGTAACGGCGCAACCCGTGGTACTGATCTTTTACCGGGGAGGCTGGTGCCCTTTTTGCAACCGGCAGCTGGCCGGGTTGCAGGCCGTTAACGGAGATCTGGTAAAAAAAGGGTTTCAGGTGATTGCCATCGGCACCGACAGTCCTGAGCTGCTGAAGCGGTCTTCTGAAAAAGAAAAGCTGGATTATTTATTGCTGTCTGATGCCGGTGTTACAACCGCCCGGAAATTTGGTATAGCTTATAAAGCTCCGGAGCAGTATGCAGGGATCCTGCAAAAAAGTACAGGTGGTAAGAACAAGGACCTGCTTTTGCCGGTCCCGGCTGTTTTTATCCTGGACCGGAAAGGGGTTATCCGTTTTGAATACATCAATCCCGATTTTAAACAACGCATCAGCGTACCCCTGCTGTTGGCGGCGGCGAATGCGCTTTATGCGGAACTATAA
- a CDS encoding ArsR/SmtB family transcription factor, translating into MIIRRDVFQAIADPTRRQIIDLLAKQPLHVTAIAERFDVSRQAVSVHVRILAECGLLTVTQKGRERYCNAQLDKLGEVASWTAQYKQFWEGRFSALDNYLDTIKTKKSKNAKRTKPG; encoded by the coding sequence ATGATTATCAGAAGAGATGTTTTCCAGGCCATTGCAGACCCCACACGGCGACAGATCATCGATCTGCTCGCAAAGCAGCCGCTCCATGTAACTGCCATCGCGGAACGATTTGACGTAAGCAGACAGGCGGTATCGGTTCATGTAAGGATCCTTGCTGAATGCGGGCTCCTGACGGTCACACAAAAAGGCAGGGAACGTTATTGTAACGCACAGCTGGACAAACTGGGGGAAGTCGCTTCCTGGACGGCACAATACAAACAATTCTGGGAAGGCCGGTTTTCCGCCCTGGACAATTACCTGGATACGATAAAAACCAAAAAATCCAAAAATGCAAAACGAACAAAACCCGGCTGA
- a CDS encoding chloride channel protein, whose amino-acid sequence MKQNYLRKYHSFLRFKRDFTRYSIRKAKSYEVILHWLKSRMNRTQFLILSGILVGITSGLAGVALKLLVHHIHYFITHKIHFEYQVLFYIVFPFLGIVLTTAIVITFFKGQSRKGIGAILYEIAQNSSIVSPVKMYSQVIQSAVTVGLGGSAGLESPIAVTGSAIGSNFAQTYKLNYKERTLLLAAGATAGIASAFNAPIAGIMFAFEILLTGVVFTDFIPLVVAAVCGSLVSKVILQEDALFRFHAREPFNYLNTLYYLVLGLLTAFYARYFLVISQKIERWFEWMKLSKMRRAMVGGVLLSILCVLLPPLFGEGYDAVKAFTNGQVSAILHNSFFRYFEVKEWTVIVFLALICILKAFATPFTLFGGGNGGNFAPSLFAGGTLGYLFALLCKLAGFENVPETNLVLAGMAGVMSGVLYAPLTAIFLIAESSFGYDLFIPLMIVSVISYLIAKRFSPVSPDLKKLADEGKIFTKEHDKNLLSLLHIPDLIDRQAQRIPPDATLNKLLEIIKTGNKNIFAVVDEKEKLSGVLTLDDLRPVMFVPDPDQIRIASLMKAPPVLIYLDDDMLQTIQAFDKTGAWQLPVIDRDERFIGFISKSTILSSYRKLMQTYSE is encoded by the coding sequence ATGAAACAAAATTATTTAAGAAAATACCACAGCTTTTTACGATTCAAAAGGGATTTTACCCGGTACAGTATCCGGAAGGCAAAAAGTTATGAGGTCATTCTGCACTGGTTAAAAAGCCGGATGAACCGGACACAATTCCTTATCCTTTCAGGGATCCTGGTTGGCATCACTTCCGGATTGGCGGGTGTGGCCTTAAAATTACTGGTCCACCATATCCACTACTTCATTACCCATAAGATCCATTTTGAATACCAGGTCCTGTTTTACATCGTCTTCCCTTTCCTGGGTATCGTTCTTACAACCGCGATCGTCATCACTTTTTTTAAAGGCCAGTCCCGGAAAGGGATCGGGGCCATCCTCTACGAGATCGCGCAGAACTCAAGTATTGTTTCACCCGTTAAGATGTACTCACAGGTCATCCAGAGCGCCGTTACGGTTGGCCTGGGCGGCTCTGCCGGGCTTGAAAGCCCGATTGCCGTTACCGGTTCCGCCATCGGATCGAATTTTGCCCAGACCTATAAACTCAACTATAAGGAGCGGACCCTGTTGCTCGCCGCCGGTGCCACAGCGGGTATCGCTTCTGCATTTAACGCGCCCATCGCCGGTATCATGTTTGCTTTTGAGATATTGCTCACCGGTGTGGTGTTTACAGATTTTATTCCCCTGGTGGTTGCGGCTGTCTGCGGCAGCCTGGTATCAAAGGTCATCTTACAGGAGGATGCCCTGTTCCGGTTTCATGCAAGAGAGCCCTTCAATTACCTCAACACACTGTATTACCTGGTACTGGGATTGCTGACCGCCTTTTATGCCCGGTATTTCCTGGTCATCAGTCAGAAGATCGAGCGGTGGTTTGAATGGATGAAGTTGTCCAAAATGCGGCGGGCAATGGTAGGCGGCGTGCTGCTTTCCATTCTCTGCGTGCTGCTGCCCCCGTTATTCGGCGAGGGATACGACGCCGTAAAAGCATTTACCAACGGGCAGGTATCCGCTATCCTGCACAATAGTTTTTTCCGCTATTTTGAGGTTAAGGAATGGACGGTGATCGTGTTTCTGGCATTGATCTGTATACTTAAGGCCTTTGCCACCCCCTTCACGTTATTTGGCGGCGGGAACGGCGGCAACTTTGCCCCTTCTTTATTTGCAGGGGGTACACTGGGGTATTTGTTTGCATTGCTTTGCAAGCTTGCCGGGTTTGAGAATGTGCCGGAAACCAACCTGGTGCTTGCAGGGATGGCGGGCGTCATGAGCGGTGTATTGTATGCGCCCCTTACGGCGATCTTCCTCATTGCTGAATCCAGTTTCGGATATGATCTTTTTATTCCCCTGATGATCGTATCGGTAATATCCTATTTAATTGCGAAGCGCTTCTCTCCCGTTTCACCGGACCTGAAAAAACTCGCTGACGAGGGAAAGATCTTTACAAAGGAACATGACAAGAACCTGTTGTCGCTGCTGCATATCCCCGACCTGATCGACAGGCAGGCGCAGCGGATCCCACCCGACGCAACACTCAACAAATTGCTGGAGATCATTAAAACAGGCAACAAGAATATTTTTGCAGTGGTGGATGAAAAAGAAAAACTTTCCGGAGTGCTGACACTGGATGACCTAAGACCTGTAATGTTCGTCCCCGATCCTGACCAGATCCGGATCGCTTCGCTTATGAAAGCTCCTCCTGTCCTTATATACCTGGATGATGACATGTTGCAGACCATACAGGCATTCGACAAAACGGGTGCCTGGCAATTGCCGGTGATCGACCGTGATGAGAGGTTCATCGGGTTCATATCCAAATCAACGATCCTGTCAAGCTACAGAAAGCTGATGCAGACCTATTCGGAGTAA
- a CDS encoding GNAT family N-acetyltransferase yields the protein MNFPFDKEIVLENEIALLRPIQAADVENLLAVATKDKELLQFSPLPVYNKGLLTTYIDHAIESRQNKQRYTFCVFDKMQNAYAGSTSFLNISNADDRLEIGATWYGKAFQRTGLNRNCKYLLLEYAFGSLEAERVEFKTDERNTASRKAIEKIGGQFEGILRNHMLLYDGFRRNTVCYSILKPEWSRLSDHFLERNTPVV from the coding sequence ATGAACTTTCCGTTTGACAAAGAAATCGTATTAGAGAATGAGATCGCGTTGCTCCGGCCCATACAGGCAGCAGATGTTGAAAATTTGCTGGCGGTCGCAACAAAAGACAAAGAACTGCTTCAGTTTTCACCCTTGCCTGTATATAACAAGGGATTATTAACGACCTATATTGATCATGCAATCGAAAGCCGTCAAAATAAGCAGCGCTATACGTTTTGTGTGTTTGACAAGATGCAAAATGCCTATGCAGGGTCTACCAGTTTTTTAAATATATCCAATGCAGACGACCGGCTGGAAATTGGCGCAACCTGGTATGGAAAGGCCTTTCAGCGCACGGGGCTTAACAGGAATTGTAAGTACCTGTTGCTGGAATATGCATTTGGCAGCCTTGAGGCTGAGCGTGTTGAGTTTAAAACGGATGAACGGAATACGGCTTCGAGAAAGGCCATTGAAAAAATCGGCGGACAATTTGAAGGCATTTTAAGAAACCATATGTTATTGTATGATGGCTTTAGAAGGAATACCGTGTGTTATAGTATCTTAAAACCGGAATGGAGCCGCTTAAGCGATCATTTTTTAGAAAGAAACACCCCGGTTGTATAG
- a CDS encoding response regulator transcription factor yields the protein MKILVIEDEEELAKSIAEYLSEENYLCEFAPTFDEALHKVGIYDYDCILLDITLPGGNGLKILEELKKANKQDGVIIISAKNSLDDKIRGLQIGADDYLTKPFHLSELAARVYSVIRRKNFGNSNIFVQQELEIDLLGKTVTVHGRQVALTKKEFDLLIYFIGNKNRVISKSTLAEHLSGDLADMLDNHDFVYAHVKNLKKKLYDAGCGHYLKTVYGTGYKWERI from the coding sequence ATGAAAATACTGGTCATAGAAGACGAGGAGGAGCTGGCGAAAAGCATTGCCGAATATCTTTCCGAGGAGAATTACCTGTGCGAGTTTGCTCCTACCTTTGATGAAGCGCTGCATAAAGTAGGGATCTATGATTATGATTGTATCCTGCTGGACATTACACTGCCGGGAGGCAATGGACTGAAGATACTGGAGGAATTGAAAAAGGCAAATAAACAGGATGGGGTGATCATCATCTCGGCAAAGAATTCGCTGGACGATAAGATCAGGGGATTACAGATCGGAGCAGATGACTATCTTACCAAACCGTTTCACCTTTCAGAACTGGCGGCGAGGGTCTATTCCGTTATCCGGAGGAAGAATTTCGGGAATTCCAATATTTTTGTTCAGCAGGAGCTGGAGATCGATTTGTTAGGGAAAACAGTTACCGTTCATGGCAGGCAGGTAGCTCTTACCAAAAAAGAATTCGACCTCCTGATCTATTTTATCGGCAACAAGAACCGGGTGATCTCAAAAAGTACGCTGGCAGAGCATCTTTCGGGTGATCTTGCCGATATGCTGGATAATCATGATTTTGTATATGCCCATGTAAAGAACCTGAAAAAGAAATTATACGATGCGGGCTGCGGTCATTATTTAAAGACCGTTTACGGAACGGGGTATAAGTGGGAGCGCATTTAA
- the msrB gene encoding peptide-methionine (R)-S-oxide reductase MsrB produces the protein MKTISIPLLFILMLCCSCNAQSGGAGRQRSNPYYSRTDTVSVNVSNKEWKKILGPELYAVAREQATETAFTGKYWNSEARGTYYCAVCGNRLFRSDAKFASTCGWPSFFEPARPNSVRYKEDHSYNMHRTEVECARCSSHLGHIFDDGPPPTHKRYCMNSISLDFEPDR, from the coding sequence ATGAAAACGATCAGTATTCCCTTGCTCTTTATTTTAATGCTCTGTTGCAGTTGTAACGCGCAATCCGGTGGTGCGGGGCGGCAGCGCAGCAATCCTTATTACTCCCGGACCGATACTGTGTCTGTTAATGTGAGCAATAAAGAGTGGAAGAAGATTCTTGGCCCGGAGCTGTATGCAGTGGCAAGAGAACAGGCTACGGAAACGGCATTCACCGGCAAGTACTGGAACAGCGAAGCCAGGGGAACTTATTACTGCGCAGTTTGCGGGAACCGGCTGTTCCGTTCGGATGCCAAGTTTGCGAGCACCTGCGGCTGGCCCAGTTTTTTTGAGCCTGCACGACCTAACAGTGTCCGCTATAAGGAGGACCATTCCTACAACATGCACCGGACGGAAGTGGAATGTGCGCGCTGCAGTTCACATCTGGGACATATTTTCGATGATGGCCCTCCGCCCACACATAAACGCTATTGTATGAATTCGATATCCCTTGACTTTGAGCCGGATCGTTAG
- the msrA gene encoding peptide-methionine (S)-S-oxide reductase MsrA, producing the protein MRITTMLHNGKGIYGLMVALLLTALPSCGQRQIQVQDSKTFAEMAGGGSAIAAEPKGAAGTDTATFAAGCFWCVEEQFRQLDGVLEVTSGYTGGHVAHPDYRQVSTGTTGHAEACNIVYDPRKISYDALLAAFFVAHDPTQMNRQGNDIGTQYRSAVFYHNAAQRERATYYIGRLNKEKVYPGRIVTEVNPFTVFYKAEDYHQDYYANNQELPYCRMVIKPERDKFRAVFKDRLKKQPQNKN; encoded by the coding sequence ATGCGTATTACAACTATGTTACATAACGGAAAGGGCATATATGGCCTGATGGTAGCGCTGCTGCTGACAGCACTGCCTTCCTGCGGCCAGCGGCAGATACAGGTACAGGACTCAAAAACTTTTGCTGAAATGGCGGGCGGGGGCAGCGCCATTGCTGCTGAGCCGAAAGGAGCTGCCGGTACCGATACGGCTACGTTTGCAGCCGGATGTTTCTGGTGTGTGGAGGAACAGTTCAGGCAGCTGGATGGTGTGCTTGAGGTGACCTCCGGTTACACCGGGGGACATGTGGCCCATCCCGATTATCGCCAGGTATCCACCGGCACCACCGGTCATGCGGAGGCCTGCAATATTGTTTACGACCCCCGCAAGATCTCCTATGACGCGCTTCTGGCCGCTTTTTTTGTAGCACACGATCCCACGCAAATGAACCGGCAGGGAAACGATATCGGTACGCAATACCGTTCTGCGGTTTTTTATCATAATGCGGCGCAGCGGGAACGGGCAACCTACTATATTGGCCGCCTGAATAAGGAAAAAGTATATCCGGGCCGCATTGTAACGGAAGTGAATCCTTTTACTGTTTTTTATAAAGCAGAAGATTACCATCAGGACTACTATGCAAATAACCAGGAACTCCCTTATTGTCGCATGGTAATAAAGCCGGAACGTGATAAATTCCGTGCTGTTTTTAAAGACCGGCTGAAAAAACAGCCGCAAAATAAAAATTGA